The DNA region TGACCTTAATATCTCATCTATGTTTCTGCCAGTTTCTGCAGGATAGTATATCATCCATCTTACGGTCTGGTTTGGATCTATTATAAATACTCCGCGAACGGTATTTCCGGCGTTCTCGTCGATTAGATTGTATTCCCTTGCTATCTCCTTATTTATATCAGCTATAACAGGAAACTGTATCTCTATACCAAATTTTTCATAGATGTCCTTAAGCCATTCGATATGGCTTTGCAGGCTGTCAACGCTCAGACCTATCAACTCGACGTTTAATTCCTTAAAATCGTTGTATCTCCTTGAAAACTCAATAAATTCTGTTGTGCATATTGGCGTAAAATCTGCAGGGTGTGAGAACAAAAGCACCCATTTGTTTTTGTAATCTGATAGCGATATTACACCACGCGTTGTGTTTGCCGTAAAATCCGGGGCCCTTTTACCAAGATACACAGGCATTCTATCACCAGTATGTGATCCGTAAAAAATATAATACAGTTATCAAAGGTGCAATTGCACCAATAGATATATTTTAATATTAAAAAATATTAATATCATTATTTTTAAAATTTCCTTATTTTAATTGCTAAATTAAGTTTATATCTATTTTATAAATAAATTATATATGATAATAGATGATAGACGTTATATATCATGCGGTGGTGATTCATTAACATATCTTAAATCACTTTTAAAATCATGGAGCATTGATATTGATGATGATGTGATGCTTTATTTATCAAGGGAGAAA from Picrophilus oshimae DSM 9789 includes:
- a CDS encoding peroxiredoxin, which encodes MPVYLGKRAPDFTANTTRGVISLSDYKNKWVLLFSHPADFTPICTTEFIEFSRRYNDFKELNVELIGLSVDSLQSHIEWLKDIYEKFGIEIQFPVIADINKEIAREYNLIDENAGNTVRGVFIIDPNQTVRWMIYYPAETGRNIDEILRSVKALQANWSRKIATPVNWRPGDKGILPPPSTLEDALQRIREGNKTWYIKTE